A window of the Sphaeramia orbicularis unplaced genomic scaffold, fSphaOr1.1, whole genome shotgun sequence genome harbors these coding sequences:
- the LOC115416550 gene encoding multiple inositol polyphosphate phosphatase 1-like isoform X1, whose product MWYTEDMDGQLVEKGRDDLRQLARRLSVLFPSLLSEENLRTGRLSVKSSSKHRCVSSAQAFQEGLRQARGGAGAEAEYIHEVDDELMRFFERCRGYVEGVENNRTALMEVEKFKHGEEMEGVRRRVAERLGLPPQRLTPDLLEAAFFLCSYELSIKSVHSPWCFLFDEDDAKVLEYQSDLKQYWKRSHGHVITGLSSCPLFHHVFRTLDKAGRPRRSTDALPEPASILIGHAETLLPLLSLLGLYKDKTPPTAANYNSQHGRSFRTSRIVPYAANLLLVLYDCQRGPRLQMLINESPVRFPGLKEDAPLYREVRATYRHLLDGCDFYRECEGRPSRGPNTEL is encoded by the exons GCCAGCTGGTGGAGAAGGGGCGGGACGACCTCCGTCAGCTGGCGAGGCGTTTGTCCGTCCTGTTTCCGTCTCTGCTGTCGGAGGAAAATCTGAGGACGGGGAGGCTGAGTGTGAAGAGCAGCTCCAAGCACCGCTGTGTGAGCAGCG CCCAGGCCTTCCAGGAGGGGCTTCGGCAGGCTCGGGGTGGGGCCGGCGCCG AGGCGGAGTACATCCATGAGGTCGACGACGAGCTGATGCGCTTCTTTGAGCGTTGCCGTGGTTACGTGGAGGGCGTGGAAAACAACCGCACGGCGCTGATGGAGGTGGAGAAGTTCAAACACGGCGAGGAGATGGAGGGCGTGAGGAGGAGGGTGGCGGAGAGGCTGGGCCTGCCCCCCCAGCGCCTCACACCAG ATCTACTGGAGGCAGCGTTCTTCTTGTGTTCCTACGAACTGTCAATCAAATCTGTTCACTCCCCCTGGTGTTTCctgtttgatgaggatgatgctaag gtgCTGGAGTACCAGTCGGACCTGAAGCAGTACTGGAAGCGTtctcatggtcatgtgatcaccGGTCTGTCCAGCTGTCCTCTGTTCCACCACGTCTTCAGGACGCTGGACAAAGCAGGACGCCCTCGCAG GTCCACCGATGCCTTACCTGAACCCGCCTCCATCCTGATTGGCCACGCTGAGACGCTCCtccccctgctgtccctgctcgGCCTCTACAAGGACAAGACTCCGCCCACTGCCGCCAACTACAACTCCCAGCACG GTCGTAGTTTCCGCACCAGCCGGATCGTCCCGTACGCCGCCAACCTGCTCTTGGTCCTGTACGACTGTCAGCGCGGCCCGCGGCTGCAGATGCTCATCAACGAGTCGCCGGTTCGATTCCCGGGGCTGAAGGAGGACGCGCCGCTGTACCGCGAAGTCCGGGCCACGTACCGCCACCTGCTGGACGGATGCGACTTCTACCGCGAGTGCGAGGGACGGCCGAGCCGCGGACCCAACACCGAGCTGTGA